Proteins encoded by one window of Salvia splendens isolate huo1 chromosome 5, SspV2, whole genome shotgun sequence:
- the LOC121802247 gene encoding very-long-chain aldehyde decarbonylase GL1-9-like, which produces MVFWEGYASDETMGTFAPLVVYWLYAGFYQLLPPLDKYRLHTRTEENEKNLVPLGSVIKGVLLQQFVQAVVAELLFLVTSNTSSSGEVVQPSLTVQAVQFVIAMLVMDTWQYFVHRYMHLNKFLYRHVHSQHHKLVVPYAIGALYNHPLEGLLLDTFGGAISFLVSGMTARTAVFFFCFAVIKTVDDHCGLRLPGNIFHLLFQNNTAYHDIHHQLQGTKFNYSQPFFPLWDKLLGTYAAYTLVKRPEGGYEARLKKD; this is translated from the exons ATGGTGTTTTGGGAAGGATACGCAAGCGATGAAACGATGGGGACGTTTGCTCCTCTTGTGGTGTACTGGCTGTATGCCGGGTTCTATCAGCTCCTCCCTCCATTAGATAAGTATAGGTTGCACACGAGAACAGAAGAAAACGAGAAGAATTTGGTGCCGTTAGGGTCTGTGATCAAGGGGGTTCTTCTTCAGCAGTTTGTCCAGGCTGTTGTTGCTGAATTGCTCTTCTTG GTAACTTCAAATACAAGTTCTTCCGGGGAAGTTGTCCAACCCTCTCTTACCGTCCAAGCGGTACAATTTGTGATTGCTATGCTGGTGATGGACACATGGCAATACTTTGTGCATCGTTATATGCACCTAAACAAGTTCCTCTACCGCCACGTCCACTCTCAGCATCATAAACTAGTAGTCCCCTACGCTATTGGGGCACTGTACAACCATCCGCTGGAAGGCCTTCTGCTGGACACGTTCGGTGGTGCCATATCCTTCCTCGTTTCTGGAATGACCGCACGCACTGCTGTTTTCTTCTTCTGTTTTGCCGTGATCAAGACCGTCGACGATCATTGTGGGCTCCGGCTGCCTGGCAATATCTTCCATCTGCTTTTCCAGAACAACACTGCTTACCACGACATTCACCATCAGCTCCAAGGTACGAAATTCAACTATTCGCAACCATTCTTCCCCTTGTGGGACAAACTGCTTGGGACGTACGCGGCATATACACTGGTGAAGCGGCCCGAAGGGGGCTACGAGGCGAGGCTGAAAAAAGACTAG
- the LOC121805051 gene encoding uncharacterized protein LOC121805051, producing the protein MSLDNYMNSHCPGISGGGLSSRVPQRRSLLAKPLKERFKTWFLENPHQLHRFDTLRYLAADEPIEEVLAVLQEVALLVQGLWIIRTSLCTEIGNSDVRKYVLFLFSKDVIVRYDRISKAVEQFLPNLARNRPIFKDWKHKELPDSKFMELYPAIVKKQQEQWEGMEKLFDRENKRHAVKTPKSGR; encoded by the exons ATGAGTTT GGATAATTATATGAATAGCCATTGCCCTGGCATTTCTGGTGGCGGTTTGAGTTCCAGAGTTCCTCAAAGAAG GTCCTTGCTGGCTAAACCACTCAAAGAACGGTTTAAAACTTGGTTTCTTGAG AACCCCCATCAGCTTCATAGATTCGACACTCTGAGGTACCTAGCTGCGGATGAGCCCATCGAAGAAGTGTTAGCAGTCTTGCAGGAAGTCGCTTTACTAGTCCAAGGACTTTGGATCATTAGAACCTCGTTGTGTACGGAGATAGGTAACAGTGACGTTAGGAAATACGTTCTTTTTCTATTTAGCAAGGACGTGATCGTTAGGTATGATCGAATATCGAAAGCAGTGGAACAATTCCTGCCTAACTTGGCAAGAAATAGACCTATCTTTAAAGACTGGAAACATAAAGAGCTTCCAGATTCTAAGTTCATGGAACTCTATCCTGCCATTGTAAAGAAACAGCAAGAACAGTGGGAAGGCATGGAGAAACTTTTTGATCGAGAAAACAAGAGGCATGCTGTGAAGACCCCAAAATCTGGCAGGTAG
- the LOC121805050 gene encoding NAC domain-containing protein 17-like: MAMDADFLVSGKRFPPGFRFHPTDEELVLYYLKRKICCKRHHPDVVSEIDVYKCDPEDLPVMSKLQTGDRQWFFFSPRDRKYLKGARPNRVTGCGYWKVTGQDRAISYDSRLVGIKKTLVFYRGRAPKGERTDWVMHEYTLAEDEFKRCQDAKEYYVLNKVYKKSGLGPKNGEQYGAPFREEEWDDDLEVQCSIEPEKPTKKAHEIVDCQHQSSLDDLEEIVERIANEPDSIQPPVVDCEYTLDQFLGEEETESTLVHHSSVDVSAPVVYPAHCDLTETTRLQLQAAPELSYDTFINTEDPNVTGEDFLKDYLEMDDLDSDPTTQNLDNWGNNFGSLQFEGLDDDLSILYEDASSFLYEPVEPWHFPQPSSNNFENGAMDPSASSYQSYVMQQQNSSLDGASSQLWRGEPTYSVVSTPEVNQDAPSTSGAMYQNQNNGFVNLPTGGNEKGEGEQGDDMESWFSSAVWSFVESIPTSPASASEGFLVNGAWERMSSLSRVRVDARNTAVPRNSGKSRIGFLCFSVLGVICGILWLLTGISKRVIGLCSHYL, translated from the exons ATGGCAATGGACGCGGATTTCCTCGTGAGCGGAAAGAGATTCCCTCCAGGGTTTAGATTCCACCCCACCGATGAGGAGCTCGTGCTTTACTATCTCAAGAGGAAGATTTGCTGTAAAAGACACCATCCCGACGTCGTCTCTGAGATCGATGTCTACAAGTGCGACCCCGAGGATTTGCCTG TGATGTCGAAACTGCAAACTGGTGATAGACAATGGTTCTTCTTCAGTCCCAGAGACCGGAAATATTTAAAGGGAGCAAGGCCGAACAGGGTGACCGGGTGTGGTTACTGGAAGGTGACGGGGCAGGACCGTGCCATCTCATATGATTCTCGTCTTGTTGGGATAAAGAAGACTCTGGTGTTCTACAGAGGTCGTGCGCCTAAAGGAGAGCGCACGGATTGGGTGATGCACGAATATACCTTGGCTGAGGACGAGTTCAAACGATGCCAGGATGCTAAGGAATACTACGTGCTGAACAAAGTCTACAAGAAAAGTGGCCTCGGTCCGAAAAATGGTGAGCAGTATGGCGCACCGTTTAGGGAAGAGGAGTGGGATGATGATCTTGAAGTTCAGTGCTCCATTGAGCCAGAGAAACCAACAAAGAAAGCTCATGAAATTGTTGATTGTCAACATCAGTCCTCATTAGATGATCTTGAGGAAATAGTGGAACGAATAGCAAATGAGCCCGATTCCATTCAGCCACCGGTTGTTGATTGCGAGTATACTCTGGATCAGTTTCTCGGTGAGGAGGAAACCGAGAGTACATTAGTTCACCATTCTTCTGTTGATGTGTCTGCACCAGTGGTTTATCCAGCTCATTGTGACCTTACTGAGACAACTCGATTACAGTTGCAAGCAGCACCTGAGCTTTCCTATGACACATTCATTAATACGGAAGATCCTAATGTGACCGGGGAGGACTTCCTCAAAGATTATCTTGAAATGGATGATCTAGATTCAGACCCAACCACACAAAATCTTGATAACTGGGGGAATAATTTTGGGAGTCTGCAGTTTGAGGGTTTAGATGATGATTTGAGCATTCTGTATGAAGACGCTTCTTCTTTCCTTTATGAGCCTGTTGAGCCCTGGCATTTTCCCCAGCCATCTTCGAATAACTTTGAGAATGGAGCCATGGACCCGAGTGCAAGCTCATATCAAAGTTATGTGATGCAGCAACAAAATAGCAGTTTAGATGGAGCGAGCTCTCAACTGTGGAGGGGTGAGCCTACTTACAGTGTAGTGTCCACACCGGAAGTTAACCAGGACGCACCATCAACTTCAG GTGCAATGTATCAAAACCAAAACAACGGTTTTGTAAATCTTCCTACTGGGGGGAACGAGAAAGGGGAGGGCGAGCAGGGTGATGATATGGAGTCATGGTTCTCCTCTGCCGTTTGGTCTTTTGTGGAGTCTATACCGACATCCCCCGCCTCGGCTTCTGAAGGTTTTTTGGTAAATGGGGCGTGGGAGCGAATGTCTAGTTTAAGCCGGGTAAGAGTTGATGCCAGAAACACTGCAGTTCCAAGAAATTCTGGCAAATCCAGAATTGGTTTCTTATGTTTTTCTGTACTGGGAGTAATATGTGGTATTCTATGGCTGCTGACCGGAATCTCAAAGAGAGTTATTGGTTTGTGCTCACACTACTTGTAG